A region of Enoplosus armatus isolate fEnoArm2 chromosome 14, fEnoArm2.hap1, whole genome shotgun sequence DNA encodes the following proteins:
- the uck2b gene encoding uridine-cytidine kinase 2-B, with amino-acid sequence MAGDSETHLRDRSENANIIRQPFLIGVSGGTASGKSSVCEKIMELLGQNKIDHHQRQVAILSQDSFYKVLTPEQKAKALKGQFNFDHPDAFDNELIMQTLRQILQGKTVQIPVYDFVNHSRKEEFVTVYPADVVLFEGILMFYSQEIRDLFQMKLFVDTDPDTRLSRRVLRDISERGRELEQVLAQYITFVKPAFEEFCLPTKKYADVIIPRGADNLVAINLIVQHIQDILNGGLSKRHNGCMNGHSTPRQRRTSESSSRPH; translated from the exons ATGGCCGGGGACAGTGAGACTCATCTAAGGGACCGTAGCGAGAACGCCAACATTATTCGACAACCTTTCCTTATCGGTGTCTCCGGAGGCACCGCCAGCGGCAAG TCCTCAGTATGTGAGAAGATCATGGAGCTGCTGGGCCAGAACAAGATCGACCATCACCAGCGGCAGGTGGCGATCCTCAGCCAAGACAGCTTCTACAAGGTGCTAACTCCAGAGCAGAAGGCAAAGGCACTTAAGGGCCAGTTCAACTTTGATCATCCAG ATGCCTTTGACAATGAGCTGATCATGCAAACACTCAGACAGATCCTGCAGGGGAAGACTGTCCAGATCCCAGTTTATGACTTTGTCAATCATTCCAG GAAAGAGGAGTTTGTTACGGTGTATCCCGCTGATGTGGTCCTGTTTGAAGGCATCCTCATGTTCTACTCGCAGGAAATCAGAGACCTGTTCCAGATGAAGCTGTTTGTTGACACAGATCCAGACACACGGCTCTCACGCCGAG TTCTAAGAGACATCAGTGAGCGTGGTAGAGAGCTGGAGCAAGTGCTGGCTCAGTACATCACTTTTGTGAAACCGGCCTTTGAGGAGTTCTGTTTACCA ACAAAGAAGTATGCAGATGTGATTATTCCACGAGGAGCAGATAACCTTG TGGCTATCAACTTGATAGTACAGCACATCCAAGACATTCTGAATGGCGGACTAAGCAAGCGTCACAACGGCTGTATGAATGGTCACAGTACTCCACGTCAGCGGCGGACCTCGGAGTCCAGCAGCCGGCCTCATTGA
- the czib gene encoding CXXC motif containing zinc binding protein isoform X1 has translation MVKFGLQFKATLENVTSVKPLGDDFRWFLKLKCGNCGEVPDKWQYVTLVESVPLKGGRGSASMVQKCKLCARENSIDILGDTITPYNAENSECFKTMVQFECRGLEPIDFQPQAGFAAQGAESGTQFPEINLQEKDWTDYDEKVSESVGIYEVTHQFIKC, from the exons ATGGTG AAATTTGGGCTCCAGTTCAAAGCCACTTTGGAGAATGTCAccagtgtgaaaccattgggCGACGACTTCCGCTGGTTTCTGAAG CTGAAATGTGGAAACTGTGGAGAGGTCCCAGATAAATGGCAGTATGTAACGCTAGTG GAGAGTGTGCCACtaaaaggaggaagaggcagtGCCAGCATGGTGCAGAAGTGTAAACTTTGTGCCAGAGAAAATTCAATTG ATATCCTGGGAGACACGATCACACCTTATAAC GCTGAGAACAGCGAATGCTTCAAGACAATGGTGCAGTTTGAGTGTCGAGGTCTGGAGCCCATTGACTTCCAACCGCAA GCTGGCTTCGCTGCACAAGGAGCAGAATCTGGAACACAATTTCCTGAAATAAACCTACAAGAAAAA gacTGGACAGACTATGACGAGAAAGTCAGCGAGTCGGTGGGAATATACGAGGTCACACATCAGTTCATCAAATGCTGA
- the czib gene encoding CXXC motif containing zinc binding protein isoform X2 encodes MVKFGLQFKATLENVTSVKPLGDDFRWFLKLKCGNCGEVPDKWQYVTLVESVPLKGGRGSASMVQKCKLCARENSIDILGDTITPYNAENSECFKTMVQFECRGLEPIDFQPQFPPFFEPPPGWLRCTRSRIWNTIS; translated from the exons ATGGTG AAATTTGGGCTCCAGTTCAAAGCCACTTTGGAGAATGTCAccagtgtgaaaccattgggCGACGACTTCCGCTGGTTTCTGAAG CTGAAATGTGGAAACTGTGGAGAGGTCCCAGATAAATGGCAGTATGTAACGCTAGTG GAGAGTGTGCCACtaaaaggaggaagaggcagtGCCAGCATGGTGCAGAAGTGTAAACTTTGTGCCAGAGAAAATTCAATTG ATATCCTGGGAGACACGATCACACCTTATAAC GCTGAGAACAGCGAATGCTTCAAGACAATGGTGCAGTTTGAGTGTCGAGGTCTGGAGCCCATTGACTTCCAACCGCAA tttcctcctttttttgaACCACCTCCAGGCTGGCTTCGCTGCACAAGGAGCAGAATCTGGAACACAATTTCCTGA
- the scp2a gene encoding sterol carrier protein 2 isoform X1, translating to MAPGKKNRVFVIGVGMTKFDKPGARDNYDYPDMAKEAGQKALADAGIPYSAIEQACVGYVYGDSTCGQRAIYHSLGLTGIPIVNVNNNCSTGSTAIFMARQMVQGGLAECVLALGFERMERGSLSSKFMDRTNPMDKHMEVMINRYGMVAAPAAAQMFGNAGREHMEKYGTKPEHFAKIGWKNHKHSTNNPYSQFQDEYSLEQVMDSRKVFDFLTLLQCCPTSDGAGAAVLASEAFVRKHHLENQAVEIVAQEMVTDLASTFEENSCIKMVGYDMSRLAAKKCYEAAGLKPSDVDVVELHDCFSANELITYEALGLCPEGKAGELIDRGDNTYGGKFVVNPSGGLISKGHPLGATGLAQCAELCWQLRGQAGRRQVPGAKVALQHNIGLGGAVVVALYKMGFPQEASSCFFFASHRPHVGAVSTSSGSGLEGFKAYPVFKEIENHLHEEGEQLVKKIGGVFAFKVKDGPDGKEATWVVDVKNGNGSVTNDPGKKADCTLSMSDEDLLNLMTGKLNAQTAFFKGKLKITGNMGMAMKLQNLQVSPGKAKL from the exons ATGGCACCTGGAAAGAAGAACAGGGTGTTTGTCATCGGTGTGGGCATGACAAAG TTTGACAAACCCGGAGCCCGAGACAACTATGATTACCCTGATATGGCCAAGGAAGCAG GTCAAAAGGCCCTTGCAGATGCAGGAATCCCATATTCTGCCATTGAACAAGCCTGTGTAGGATATGTCTATG GGGACTCCACATGTGGGCAGAGGGCCATTTACCACAGCCTGGGCCTGACCGGGATCCCCATCGTCAacgtcaacaacaactgctcCACTGGCTCCACTGCTATCTTCATGGCACGGCAGATGGTTCAAGGAG GTCTTGCGGAGTGTGTGCTTGCCCTCGGGTttgagaggatggagaggggcTCTTTGTCCTCAAAG TTTATGGACAGGACCAATCCCATGGACAAGCACATGGAGGTGATGATCAACCGCTACGGGATGGTGGCGGCTCCAGCAGCGGCGCAGATGTTCGGCAACGCTGGCAGGGAGCACATGGAGAAATATG GCACAAAACCGGAACACTTTGCCAAAATTGGCTGGAAAAACCACAAGCATTCCACCAACAACCC TTATTCCCAGTTCCAGGATGAGTACAGTTTGGAGCAGGTGATGGACTCCAGGAAGGTGTTTGACTTCCTCACTCTTCTACAGTGTTG CCCTACATCAGACGGTGCTGGAGCAGCAGTCTTGGCCAGCGAGGCCTTCGTCAGGAAACACCATCTGGAGAACCAGGCAGTGGAGATCGTGGCCCAAGAGATGGTGACTGACCTCGCCTCCACGTTTGAAGAAAACAGCTGCATTAAGATG GTGGGATATGACATGTCTCGGTTGGCTGCCAAAAAGTGTTACGAAGCTGCAGGTCTGAAGCCCAGTGACGTCGATGTGGTCGAGCTGCACGACTGCTTCTCAGCCAATGAGCTCATCACGTATGAGGCTCTGGGGCTGTGTCCAGAGG GTAAAGCTGGAGAGCTGATTGACAGAGGGGACAACACATATGGAGGCAAGTTTGTGGTCAACCCCAGTGGTGGCCTCATCTCTAAAGGACATCCTCTGGGCGCCACAG GTCTGGCCCAGTGTGCAGAGCTGTGCTGGCAGCTGCGAGGGCAGGCCGGCAGGAGGCAGGTCCCAGGGGCAAAAGTGGCCTTGCAGCACAACATTGGCTTAGGAGGAGCTGTGGTTGTCGCTCTCTACAAGATGGGATTCCCACAGGAAGCCAG cagttgttttttttttgcttcccaCAGGCCTCACGTAGGTGCAGTTTCCACCAGCTCAGGCAGCGGTCTGGAGGGGTTTAAAGCTTACCCTGTCTTCAAAGAGATCGAAAATCATCTACATGAG GAAGGAGAGCAGCTTGTCAAGAAGATTGGTGGAGTGTTTGCCTTTAAAGTGAAGGATGGACCAGACGGGAAAGAGGCGACTTGGGTCGTGGATGTGAAAAATGGCAATGGTTCTGTCACCAATGACCCAG GTAAAAAGGCAGACTGCACTTTATCCATGAGTGATGAGGATCTTCTGAATCTGATGACTGGAAAGTTGAATGCACAAACG gcGTTCTTCAAAGGGAAGCTGAAGATCACTGGGAACATGGGCATGGCTATGAAGCTGCAGAACCTCCAGGTTTCACCAGGCAAGGCCAAGCTGTGA
- the scp2a gene encoding sterol carrier protein 2 isoform X2 — protein sequence MAPGKKNRVFVIGVGMTKFDKPGARDNYDYPDMAKEAGQKALADAGIPYSAIEQACVGYVYGDSTCGQRAIYHSLGLTGIPIVNVNNNCSTGSTAIFMARQMVQGGLAECVLALGFERMERGSLSSKFMDRTNPMDKHMEVMINRYGMVAAPAAAQMFGNAGREHMEKYGTKPEHFAKIGWKNHKHSTNNPYSQFQDEYSLEQVMDSRKVFDFLTLLQCCPTSDGAGAAVLASEAFVRKHHLENQAVEIVAQEMVTDLASTFEENSCIKMVGYDMSRLAAKKCYEAAGLKPSDVDVVELHDCFSANELITYEALGLCPEGKAGELIDRGDNTYGGKFVVNPSGGLISKGHPLGATGLAQCAELCWQLRGQAGRRQVPGAKVALQHNIGLGGAVVVALYKMGFPQEARPHVGAVSTSSGSGLEGFKAYPVFKEIENHLHEEGEQLVKKIGGVFAFKVKDGPDGKEATWVVDVKNGNGSVTNDPGKKADCTLSMSDEDLLNLMTGKLNAQTAFFKGKLKITGNMGMAMKLQNLQVSPGKAKL from the exons ATGGCACCTGGAAAGAAGAACAGGGTGTTTGTCATCGGTGTGGGCATGACAAAG TTTGACAAACCCGGAGCCCGAGACAACTATGATTACCCTGATATGGCCAAGGAAGCAG GTCAAAAGGCCCTTGCAGATGCAGGAATCCCATATTCTGCCATTGAACAAGCCTGTGTAGGATATGTCTATG GGGACTCCACATGTGGGCAGAGGGCCATTTACCACAGCCTGGGCCTGACCGGGATCCCCATCGTCAacgtcaacaacaactgctcCACTGGCTCCACTGCTATCTTCATGGCACGGCAGATGGTTCAAGGAG GTCTTGCGGAGTGTGTGCTTGCCCTCGGGTttgagaggatggagaggggcTCTTTGTCCTCAAAG TTTATGGACAGGACCAATCCCATGGACAAGCACATGGAGGTGATGATCAACCGCTACGGGATGGTGGCGGCTCCAGCAGCGGCGCAGATGTTCGGCAACGCTGGCAGGGAGCACATGGAGAAATATG GCACAAAACCGGAACACTTTGCCAAAATTGGCTGGAAAAACCACAAGCATTCCACCAACAACCC TTATTCCCAGTTCCAGGATGAGTACAGTTTGGAGCAGGTGATGGACTCCAGGAAGGTGTTTGACTTCCTCACTCTTCTACAGTGTTG CCCTACATCAGACGGTGCTGGAGCAGCAGTCTTGGCCAGCGAGGCCTTCGTCAGGAAACACCATCTGGAGAACCAGGCAGTGGAGATCGTGGCCCAAGAGATGGTGACTGACCTCGCCTCCACGTTTGAAGAAAACAGCTGCATTAAGATG GTGGGATATGACATGTCTCGGTTGGCTGCCAAAAAGTGTTACGAAGCTGCAGGTCTGAAGCCCAGTGACGTCGATGTGGTCGAGCTGCACGACTGCTTCTCAGCCAATGAGCTCATCACGTATGAGGCTCTGGGGCTGTGTCCAGAGG GTAAAGCTGGAGAGCTGATTGACAGAGGGGACAACACATATGGAGGCAAGTTTGTGGTCAACCCCAGTGGTGGCCTCATCTCTAAAGGACATCCTCTGGGCGCCACAG GTCTGGCCCAGTGTGCAGAGCTGTGCTGGCAGCTGCGAGGGCAGGCCGGCAGGAGGCAGGTCCCAGGGGCAAAAGTGGCCTTGCAGCACAACATTGGCTTAGGAGGAGCTGTGGTTGTCGCTCTCTACAAGATGGGATTCCCACAGGAAGCCAG GCCTCACGTAGGTGCAGTTTCCACCAGCTCAGGCAGCGGTCTGGAGGGGTTTAAAGCTTACCCTGTCTTCAAAGAGATCGAAAATCATCTACATGAG GAAGGAGAGCAGCTTGTCAAGAAGATTGGTGGAGTGTTTGCCTTTAAAGTGAAGGATGGACCAGACGGGAAAGAGGCGACTTGGGTCGTGGATGTGAAAAATGGCAATGGTTCTGTCACCAATGACCCAG GTAAAAAGGCAGACTGCACTTTATCCATGAGTGATGAGGATCTTCTGAATCTGATGACTGGAAAGTTGAATGCACAAACG gcGTTCTTCAAAGGGAAGCTGAAGATCACTGGGAACATGGGCATGGCTATGAAGCTGCAGAACCTCCAGGTTTCACCAGGCAAGGCCAAGCTGTGA
- the scp2a gene encoding sterol carrier protein 2 isoform X4, with translation MAPGKKNRVFVIGVGMTKFDKPGARDNYDYPDMAKEAGQKALADAGIPYSAIEQACVGYVYGLAECVLALGFERMERGSLSSKFMDRTNPMDKHMEVMINRYGMVAAPAAAQMFGNAGREHMEKYGTKPEHFAKIGWKNHKHSTNNPYSQFQDEYSLEQVMDSRKVFDFLTLLQCCPTSDGAGAAVLASEAFVRKHHLENQAVEIVAQEMVTDLASTFEENSCIKMVGYDMSRLAAKKCYEAAGLKPSDVDVVELHDCFSANELITYEALGLCPEGKAGELIDRGDNTYGGKFVVNPSGGLISKGHPLGATGLAQCAELCWQLRGQAGRRQVPGAKVALQHNIGLGGAVVVALYKMGFPQEASSCFFFASHRPHVGAVSTSSGSGLEGFKAYPVFKEIENHLHEEGEQLVKKIGGVFAFKVKDGPDGKEATWVVDVKNGNGSVTNDPGKKADCTLSMSDEDLLNLMTGKLNAQTAFFKGKLKITGNMGMAMKLQNLQVSPGKAKL, from the exons ATGGCACCTGGAAAGAAGAACAGGGTGTTTGTCATCGGTGTGGGCATGACAAAG TTTGACAAACCCGGAGCCCGAGACAACTATGATTACCCTGATATGGCCAAGGAAGCAG GTCAAAAGGCCCTTGCAGATGCAGGAATCCCATATTCTGCCATTGAACAAGCCTGTGTAGGATATGTCTATG GTCTTGCGGAGTGTGTGCTTGCCCTCGGGTttgagaggatggagaggggcTCTTTGTCCTCAAAG TTTATGGACAGGACCAATCCCATGGACAAGCACATGGAGGTGATGATCAACCGCTACGGGATGGTGGCGGCTCCAGCAGCGGCGCAGATGTTCGGCAACGCTGGCAGGGAGCACATGGAGAAATATG GCACAAAACCGGAACACTTTGCCAAAATTGGCTGGAAAAACCACAAGCATTCCACCAACAACCC TTATTCCCAGTTCCAGGATGAGTACAGTTTGGAGCAGGTGATGGACTCCAGGAAGGTGTTTGACTTCCTCACTCTTCTACAGTGTTG CCCTACATCAGACGGTGCTGGAGCAGCAGTCTTGGCCAGCGAGGCCTTCGTCAGGAAACACCATCTGGAGAACCAGGCAGTGGAGATCGTGGCCCAAGAGATGGTGACTGACCTCGCCTCCACGTTTGAAGAAAACAGCTGCATTAAGATG GTGGGATATGACATGTCTCGGTTGGCTGCCAAAAAGTGTTACGAAGCTGCAGGTCTGAAGCCCAGTGACGTCGATGTGGTCGAGCTGCACGACTGCTTCTCAGCCAATGAGCTCATCACGTATGAGGCTCTGGGGCTGTGTCCAGAGG GTAAAGCTGGAGAGCTGATTGACAGAGGGGACAACACATATGGAGGCAAGTTTGTGGTCAACCCCAGTGGTGGCCTCATCTCTAAAGGACATCCTCTGGGCGCCACAG GTCTGGCCCAGTGTGCAGAGCTGTGCTGGCAGCTGCGAGGGCAGGCCGGCAGGAGGCAGGTCCCAGGGGCAAAAGTGGCCTTGCAGCACAACATTGGCTTAGGAGGAGCTGTGGTTGTCGCTCTCTACAAGATGGGATTCCCACAGGAAGCCAG cagttgttttttttttgcttcccaCAGGCCTCACGTAGGTGCAGTTTCCACCAGCTCAGGCAGCGGTCTGGAGGGGTTTAAAGCTTACCCTGTCTTCAAAGAGATCGAAAATCATCTACATGAG GAAGGAGAGCAGCTTGTCAAGAAGATTGGTGGAGTGTTTGCCTTTAAAGTGAAGGATGGACCAGACGGGAAAGAGGCGACTTGGGTCGTGGATGTGAAAAATGGCAATGGTTCTGTCACCAATGACCCAG GTAAAAAGGCAGACTGCACTTTATCCATGAGTGATGAGGATCTTCTGAATCTGATGACTGGAAAGTTGAATGCACAAACG gcGTTCTTCAAAGGGAAGCTGAAGATCACTGGGAACATGGGCATGGCTATGAAGCTGCAGAACCTCCAGGTTTCACCAGGCAAGGCCAAGCTGTGA
- the scp2a gene encoding sterol carrier protein 2 isoform X3 has protein sequence MAPGKKNRVFVIGVGMTKFDKPGARDNYDYPDMAKEAGDSTCGQRAIYHSLGLTGIPIVNVNNNCSTGSTAIFMARQMVQGGLAECVLALGFERMERGSLSSKFMDRTNPMDKHMEVMINRYGMVAAPAAAQMFGNAGREHMEKYGTKPEHFAKIGWKNHKHSTNNPYSQFQDEYSLEQVMDSRKVFDFLTLLQCCPTSDGAGAAVLASEAFVRKHHLENQAVEIVAQEMVTDLASTFEENSCIKMVGYDMSRLAAKKCYEAAGLKPSDVDVVELHDCFSANELITYEALGLCPEGKAGELIDRGDNTYGGKFVVNPSGGLISKGHPLGATGLAQCAELCWQLRGQAGRRQVPGAKVALQHNIGLGGAVVVALYKMGFPQEASSCFFFASHRPHVGAVSTSSGSGLEGFKAYPVFKEIENHLHEEGEQLVKKIGGVFAFKVKDGPDGKEATWVVDVKNGNGSVTNDPGKKADCTLSMSDEDLLNLMTGKLNAQTAFFKGKLKITGNMGMAMKLQNLQVSPGKAKL, from the exons ATGGCACCTGGAAAGAAGAACAGGGTGTTTGTCATCGGTGTGGGCATGACAAAG TTTGACAAACCCGGAGCCCGAGACAACTATGATTACCCTGATATGGCCAAGGAAGCAG GGGACTCCACATGTGGGCAGAGGGCCATTTACCACAGCCTGGGCCTGACCGGGATCCCCATCGTCAacgtcaacaacaactgctcCACTGGCTCCACTGCTATCTTCATGGCACGGCAGATGGTTCAAGGAG GTCTTGCGGAGTGTGTGCTTGCCCTCGGGTttgagaggatggagaggggcTCTTTGTCCTCAAAG TTTATGGACAGGACCAATCCCATGGACAAGCACATGGAGGTGATGATCAACCGCTACGGGATGGTGGCGGCTCCAGCAGCGGCGCAGATGTTCGGCAACGCTGGCAGGGAGCACATGGAGAAATATG GCACAAAACCGGAACACTTTGCCAAAATTGGCTGGAAAAACCACAAGCATTCCACCAACAACCC TTATTCCCAGTTCCAGGATGAGTACAGTTTGGAGCAGGTGATGGACTCCAGGAAGGTGTTTGACTTCCTCACTCTTCTACAGTGTTG CCCTACATCAGACGGTGCTGGAGCAGCAGTCTTGGCCAGCGAGGCCTTCGTCAGGAAACACCATCTGGAGAACCAGGCAGTGGAGATCGTGGCCCAAGAGATGGTGACTGACCTCGCCTCCACGTTTGAAGAAAACAGCTGCATTAAGATG GTGGGATATGACATGTCTCGGTTGGCTGCCAAAAAGTGTTACGAAGCTGCAGGTCTGAAGCCCAGTGACGTCGATGTGGTCGAGCTGCACGACTGCTTCTCAGCCAATGAGCTCATCACGTATGAGGCTCTGGGGCTGTGTCCAGAGG GTAAAGCTGGAGAGCTGATTGACAGAGGGGACAACACATATGGAGGCAAGTTTGTGGTCAACCCCAGTGGTGGCCTCATCTCTAAAGGACATCCTCTGGGCGCCACAG GTCTGGCCCAGTGTGCAGAGCTGTGCTGGCAGCTGCGAGGGCAGGCCGGCAGGAGGCAGGTCCCAGGGGCAAAAGTGGCCTTGCAGCACAACATTGGCTTAGGAGGAGCTGTGGTTGTCGCTCTCTACAAGATGGGATTCCCACAGGAAGCCAG cagttgttttttttttgcttcccaCAGGCCTCACGTAGGTGCAGTTTCCACCAGCTCAGGCAGCGGTCTGGAGGGGTTTAAAGCTTACCCTGTCTTCAAAGAGATCGAAAATCATCTACATGAG GAAGGAGAGCAGCTTGTCAAGAAGATTGGTGGAGTGTTTGCCTTTAAAGTGAAGGATGGACCAGACGGGAAAGAGGCGACTTGGGTCGTGGATGTGAAAAATGGCAATGGTTCTGTCACCAATGACCCAG GTAAAAAGGCAGACTGCACTTTATCCATGAGTGATGAGGATCTTCTGAATCTGATGACTGGAAAGTTGAATGCACAAACG gcGTTCTTCAAAGGGAAGCTGAAGATCACTGGGAACATGGGCATGGCTATGAAGCTGCAGAACCTCCAGGTTTCACCAGGCAAGGCCAAGCTGTGA